Proteins encoded by one window of Mastacembelus armatus chromosome 23, fMasArm1.2, whole genome shotgun sequence:
- the hspa14 gene encoding heat shock 70 kDa protein 14, with the protein MAAIGVHFGYTCACVAIFKDGRADVVANDAGDRVTPAVVAYRDTEQIVGIAAKQGRVRNAANTVVKVKQVLGRSFDDPVTQTHKTETKCQVVNRDEKPYYEITAGEHPEDVAPEEVAKLIFHKMKETAQSALGSDVTDAVITVPFEFAHAQKRALREAAEAAGFHVLRLIHEPAAALLAYNIGQECSSGKSHVLVYKLGGTSLSVTALQVSGGMFRVLNTHTDHSIGGESFTQALAQHLASEFKRTFKHDVSSNARAMMKLMNGADMAKHSLSSLGSANCFVDSLHDGIDFECNVSRARFELLCSSLFNKSIQPIRALLQETGLSTSNINKVVLCGGSARIPRLQQMIREMFTDVELLSSAPPDEVIAVGAALEAGLLVGRDDLAPEEESVTVDVSATDILVKEVDESGTEVFTVVLPSGTPLPARRHHTMNGAGKLSSLCLELYQRFVTEQPEKLAKIILRDLQPREENHSIDTVVTMKRDGSVHVSCVEQFTGRSEVVTIAAAS; encoded by the exons ATGGCTGCCATTGGAGTTCATTTCGGATACACATGCGCCTGTGTGGCGATATTTAAG gATGGGCGGGCTGATGTGGTGGCTAATGATGCAGGGGACAGGGTGACTCCAGCTGTGGTGGCCTACAGAGACACAGAGCAG ATTGTAGGTATTGCAGCAAAGCAGGGACGGGTCCGCAACGCTGCCAACACAGTCGTTAAAGTGAAACAAGTGCTGGGGAGAAG CTTTGATGATCCAGTGACACAGACTCACAAAACAGAGACTAAATGTCAG GTGGTCAACAGAGACGAGAAGCCTTATTATGAGATTACAGCAGGAGAACACCCAGAGGATGTCGCTCCAGAGGAGGTTGCAAAACTCATCTTCCACAAAATGAAAG AAACAGCTCAGTCAGCTCTGGGCTCTGATGTCACGGATGCGGTCATTACGGTCCCTTTTGAATTTGCACATGCTCAGAAGCGTGCTCTGAG GGAGGCAGCTGAAGCGGCAGGATTCCATGTGCTGAGGCTGATCCACgagcctgctgctgctctatTGGCCTATAACATCGGACAGGAGTGTTCATCTGGAAAGAG TCACGTCCTGGTGTATAAGCTGGGCGGGACGTCCCTGAGCGTGACAGCGCTGCAGGTCAGTGGAGGAATGTTCCGGGTTCTTAACACCCACACAGACCACAGCATTGGAGGAGAGAGCTTCACCCAGGCCCTGGCCCAGCACCTCGCCTCTGAGTTCAAACG CACCTTTAAGCACGACGTGAGCAGCAATGCTCGTGCAATGATGAAACTGATGAATGGAGCAGATATGGCcaaacactctctctcttcattgGGATCAGCCAACTGCTTTGTTGACTCCCTGCACGATGGCATCGACTTTGAATGCAATGTCTCTAG AGCTCGGTTTGAGTTGCTCTGCTCCTCACTCTTCAACAAGAGcatccagccaatcagagcccTGCTACAGGAGACAGGACTTTCCACCAGCAACATTAACAAG gtGGTCCTCTGCGGTGGCTCAGCCAGGATCCCTCGTCTCCAGCAGATGATTCGTGAGATGTTTACTGATGTGGAGCTCCTCAGCTCGGCACCACCTGACGAGGTCATTGCTGTGGGAGCAGCCTTGGAGGCAGGCCTGTTGGTCGGCAGAGATGACCTTGCCCCTGAGGAAGAGTCCGTCACAGTGGATGTTTCTGCCACTGACATACTAGTGAAG GAGGTGGATGAATCTGGCACAGAGGTGTTCACTGTTGTTCTTCCATCGGGCACGCCCCTTCCTGCCCGCAGACATCACACCATGAATGGAGCGGGGAAactgtcctccctctgtctggAGCTTTACCAGAGGTTTGTCACAGAGCAGCCAGAAAAACTAGCTAAG ATTATCTTGAGAGACCTGCAGCCCCGAGAGGAAAACCACAGCATTGACACCGTGGTGACAATGAAAAG agatGGATCcgttcatgtttcctgtgtggaACAGTTCACTGGGAGGTCAGAGGTTGTCACCATAGCAGCCGCATCGTAA
- the rint1 gene encoding RAD50-interacting protein 1 produces the protein MAELTAVEQVMDRRTASEQLHDFVVDYLGREVGCDLKALRNVGDLLDKLREENSALEEQVLTVSSSVPPKVFAALSAAEQARCSLQDFLQRERLISNMLQQHLQGAQPWMDTLGQTLNQVDIIDRHMKYLRCLQHIEELSAAVQQCLMTSSIWEAIRAVDSMAALDAGLNQSGCSHLQNFLRETLHFWHKIIKDRLTSDFEKVLTQLQWPIISPPTQSLTPSANSQEINSQLDLLVTQLLALQTSDDLLSERTFVCGQGGPSTQPAALAMPPSQATPLCLPIQIMLLPLSRRFRYHFYGNRQTNSLSKPEWYLTQVLMWMGNSSTFMEEKIQPILDRAGATISARVELCRGLLSLVQEKVASDASRLLYDDVLFCHLVEEVLQFEKELRSNQSYPTVLPGVLHLLLEDAVLQKWLTVEKKMAVEKMDAMLSAEGAWSSQYKDISDMDELKAPDCAETFMTLLQVITERYRALPCPSAQLKFLGLQRELVDDFRIRLTQVMKEESRCPLSARYCAILNAVNYISTILGDWGDNVFFLQLQQAAVSLGEEEVLGLGVTEVGRLASLEGSLFEGLLALLDRLKGDMMVRLLDWTMREIAEKAKPYCQDRWLSLPSQHDQSTMSLSSSACPMMLCVSDRLLNLHQVLSFSLFQLSWQGLAERLDNFLYQDVILSNHFSDGGAAQLQFDMTRNLFPLFGHYCKRPENFFKHVKEACIILCLNVGSAILLRDLLKESEDVMRDCAGDPSPESALNELGVYCLASCDVLILLNLRASWPVQ, from the exons ATGGCGGAGCTCACGGCTGTAGAGCAAGTTATGGACAGACGGACAGCTTCGGAGCAGCTGCACGACTTTGTGGTGGATTACTTGGGGAGGGAGGTAGGGTGCGACCTGAAGGCTCTGAGGAATGTGGGCGACCTACTGGACAAGttaagagaagaaaacagcGCCCTGGAGGAACAG GTTTTGACTGTATCCAGTTCTGTGCCTCCTAAAGTTTTTGCagctctgtctgctgctgagcaggCCAGATGTTCCCTGCAGGACTTTCTGCAGAGAGAGCGACTTATCTCCAACATGCTGCAACAG CACCTACAGGGGGCCCAGCCTTGGATGGATACTCTTGGCCAGACTCTGAACCAAGTCGACATCATAGATAGACACATGAAATACCTACGCTGCCTTCAGCACATAGAGGAACTCAG TGCTGCTGTTCAGCAGTGCCTAATGACCAGCAGCATCTGGGAGGCTATAAGGGCAGTAGACAGCATGGCGGCGCTGGATGCTGGTCTAAACCAGTCTGGATGTTCTCACCTCCAGAACTTCCTCCGGGAAACACTTCACTTTTGGCACAAAATCATCAAAGACCGTCTGACCAG TGATTTTGAgaaagtactgactcaacttcAGTGGCCCATAATCTCCCCTCCTACTCAGTCATTGACACCCTCTGCCAATAGCCAGGAGATAAACAGCCAGCTGGATCTGCTTGTCACACAGCTACTCGCCCTTCAGACTTC TGATGACCTACTGTCTGAGAGGACATTTGTGTGTGGTCAGGGTGGACCCTCAACCCAGCCCGCAGCTTTAGCTATGCCTCCATCCCAAGCTACTCCCCTCTGTCTGCCCATCCAGATCATGCTGCTGCCACTCAGCAGGAGGTTCAGATACCACTTTTATGGAAATCGACAGACGAACTCTCTCAGCAAG CCCGAGTGGTACCTCACACAGGTTTTGATGTGGATGGGGAACAGCTCAACCTTCATGGAGGAAAAGATCCAGCCTATCCTGGACCGAGCTGGGGCCACCATCAGTGCCAGG GTGGAGCTGTGTCGAGGCCTGTTGTCTCTAGTCCAGGAGAAGGTGGCCAGTGATGCCTCTAGACTGCTGTACGATGATGTGCTCTTCTGTCACTTGGTGGAGGAGGTGCTGCAGTTTGAGAAGGAGCTGCGAAGTAACCAGTCATACCCAACAGTATTGCCTGGTGTGCTACACCTCCTGCTTGAGGATGCAGTCCTTCAGAAGTGGCTTACTGTGGAAAAGAAGA TGGCAGTGGAGAAGATGGATGCCATGCTATCAGCTGAGGGAGCTTGGAGCTCTCAGTATAAAGATATCAGTGATATGGATGAGCTGAAGGCTCCAGACTGTGCTGAGACTTTTATGACACTCCTACAGGTCATCACTG AGCGATACCGGGCTTTACCCTGTCCTTCTGCACAACTGAAATTTTTGGGGCTACAGAGAGAACTGGTGGATGACTTCCGCATACGACTCACTCAG gTAATGAAAGAGGAGTCTCGCTGCCCTCTGAGTGCCCGTTATTGTGCCATCCTTAATGCTGTCAATTACATTTCAACTATCCTTGGAGACTGGGGGGACAATGTG TTTTTCctacagctgcagcaggcagcagtCTCACTTGGTGAGGAAGAGGTACTGGGCCTTGGGGTAACGGAGGTGGGTCGCCTGGCTTCTTTGGAGGGCTCTTTGTTTGAAGGACTGTTGGCGTTGCTGGATCGACTGAAGGGAGACATGATGGTCAGACTGCTGGACTGGACCATGAgagaaattgcagaaaaagccaaGCCCTACTGCCAGGACAG GTGGTTGTCCCTACCATCCCAGCATGACCAATCCACGATGTCCCTGTCCAGTTCAGCGTGTCCCATGATGCTATGTGTGAGCGACAGACTGTTGAACCTTCATCAGGTCCTGAGCTTTTCTCTGTTCCAACTGTCCTGGCAGGGCCTGGCGGAGAGGCTTGACAACTTTCTCTACCAAGAT GTGATCCTGTCTAATCATTTCAGTGATGGCGGGGCAGCTCAGCTTCAGTTCGACATGACCAGAAACCTATTTCCTCTGTTTGGTCACTACTGTAAAAGACCTGAGAACTTCTTTAAGCA
- the cdnf gene encoding cerebral dopamine neurotrophic factor yields the protein MSMPSLATLLLLTGFTCSAADNCEVCEGFLHRLYGSLTSAHRELSPALVEEELLQACAVAQGKEARLCYYLGASSDAATRVTASVSQPLAYHVPVEKICQRLSSRDTQICQLRYEPQLKDLSSNGLKKLRVVELRNILASWGEECRGCLEKHEFVSLIQEKAPLHAHSAEL from the exons ATGTCGATGCCGTCCCTCGCCACTCTGCTGCTTCTCACTGGCTTCACTTGTTCTGCGGCAGACAACTGTGAAG TGTGTGAGGGCTTCCTCCACAGGCTGTATGGCAGCCTGACCTCAGCCCACAGGGAACTCAGTCCTGCCCTGGTGGAGGAAGAGCTGCTGCAGGCCTGCGCTGTCGCCCAGGGGAAGGAGGCGAGGCTG TGTTACTATCTCGGAGCGAGCAGTGATGCAGCAACACGTGTCACAGCATCAGTGTCCCAACCTCTGGCCTACCACGTCCCTGTGGAGAAGATCTGCCAGCgcctcagcagcagagacacacagatcTGTCAGCTCAGATAcg agCCTCAGCTAAAGGACCTGAGCAGTAATGGGCTCAAAAAGCTGCGAGTTGTGGAGCTGAGGAACATTTTAGCCTCATGGGGAGAAGAGTGTCGAGGCTGCTTGGAGAAACATGAGTTTGTCAGCCTCATCCAGGAGAAAGCACCACTGCATGCTCACAGTGCTGAGCTGTGA
- the prl2 gene encoding prolactin 2 produces MPGNIRSATAVWVVLVCLVSCSRLNTVGAAPICTNAQAGCHVLSLANLFDRVIQHSARMHSISNDLHSEFEQYFLPSKNLIGRVSRNCHTSTILTPNGKENAQRMAREELTEVILKLLVAWRDPLWLFHQSMAHQHEFNNFSSNKALEMSDMVHELRKGVEKVAEKMQMLGIISNSVNSQASSDASLPSDNTEQHLMKNYDLLYCFRRDSDKVQNYLKILKCRIVPDHRC; encoded by the exons ATGCCTGGAAACATTCGATCAG CAACTGCTGTGTGGGTGGTGTTAGTCTGTCTGGTGTCCTGCAGCAGACTCAACACTGTGGGTGCAGCACCCATCTGTACCAATGCCCAGGCTGGATGCCATGTCCTCTCCCTGGCTAATCTGTTTGACCGGGTCATCCAACACTCAGCCAGGATGCACAGCATCTCAAATGACCTTCACTCCGAGTTT GAACAGTACTTCCTGCCCAGTAAGAATCTAATTGGCCGGGTCAGCCGCAACTGTCACACTTCCACCATCCTCACCCCAAATGGCAAGGAGAACGCTCAGAGAATGGCG agagaggagctgacAGAGGTGATTCTGAAGCTCCTGGTGGCATGGAGGGATCCCTTATGGCTTTTCCACCAGAGCATGGCTCACCAGCATGAGTTCAACAACTTCAGCTCCAATAAAGCTCTGGAGATGAGTGACATGGTGCATGAGCTACGCAAAGGTGTAGAGAAAGTAGCAGAGAAG ATGCAGATGCTGGGCATAATCAGTAATTCTGTAAACAGCCAGGCTTCTTCTGATGCCTCGTTACCATCCGACAACACCGAGCAGCACCTCATGAAAAACTACGACCTCCTGTACTGCTTTCGCCGAGACTCTGACAAGGTCCAAAACTACCTGAAGATCCTCAAGTGTCGCATCGTGCCGGACCACAGATGCTAA